The following is a genomic window from Cupriavidus taiwanensis.
CCCCTTTCCCTGCATGTCTGCCTTTGCCCTGCCCGCCCGCCTTTCCCGCGCCCGCCGCCCGCTCGCGGCCATCCTGCTCGCCTGCGCCGCCTCCGCCGCCCTGCTGGCCCCGGCAGCGGCGCGCGCCCAGAGCCCGGTGCTCGACAAGATCCGCGACGCCGGCACCATCGTGCTGGGCTACCGTGAATCCGCGCTGCCGTTCTCGTTTGCCGACGACAAGGGCCAGCCCGCCGGCTATGCCGTCGACCTGTGCCTGCGCGCGGCCGAGGCGGCGCGCCAGAAGCTGGGCCTGAAGGACCTGAAGGTGCGCTGGATGCCGCTGACGCCGCAGAACCGCATCCCGGCCGTGGTGAACGGGCTGGTCGACCTGGATTGCGCGCCCAACACCAACTCGCTCGAACGCCAGAAGCAGGTCGCATTCAGCGTCTCGCACTATGTGTCGACGGTGCGCATGCTGGTGCGGGCCGACTCGGGCATCCGCAGCTTCGGCGACCTGCGCGGCAAGACCGTGGTCACCAGCGCGGGCTCGACCGGCGACCGCCACGTGCGCCGCCTCAAGGGCCAGTACGGCTATCACGACGTCTACGCCAAGGACCACGGCGAATCGTTCCTGCTGCTGGAGTCGGGCCGGGCCCAGGCCTTCGTGATGGACGACGTGCTGCTGGCCGGCCTGCGCGCGCGCGCCAAGGATCCCTCGCAATATGTCATCGTGGGACCGGCGCTGTCCGTCGAGCAGAACGCGCTGATGCTGTCCAAGGCCGATCCGGAATGGAAGCGCCTGGTCGACCAGACCCTGGCCACCACCTTCGCCGGCGCCGAGGTCACGGCGCTGCAGCAGCGCTGGTTCCAGCAGCCCATCGGCAGCCGCGGCATCAACCTGGCGCTGGCGCCGTCGGGCGAAGTGCGCGCGGCCTGGAAGCATCCGTCCGACGCGGTCACCGAATAAGGCGTGCCGGCGGCGCAAGGCGCAATCGCGCTGGCGCCGCAATTCAGGGTTTCCATGAGGTGCCGCGCCGGGCAAGCCCCAAGTTGACAGTCGTCAATGATGTTGGCGACACTGGCCCGAGCCATCCCTGTGCAGGGCAGGCCATAGACACGACCGCCCGACGGCGGCATATCTCAGGAGAAACCATGAACAAGTTCGTCGCGACCGCGATCGCACTCTGCCTTGGCGCCGCATCGCTGGCCGTGCAGGCACAAACCGGCGGCAAGCAGCAGTTCGATCCGTATTCCCAGGGAGCCAAGTCGGGTGAGAAGTTCGACCCGTACAGCCAGGGAGCCAAGGCCGGCGACAAGTTCGACCCGTACAGCCAGGGCGCGAACAAGAGCACCCGCACCGACCTGGCCGACCCTGCCGCGCCGGCCGCCGACAAGAAGCCGGCCAAGCAAGGCACCAAGAAAAAGAACAACAAGAGCAGCAAGAAGAAAGCCACCCCCGCTCCGGCGGCCAGCTGACCGGCTGCCGCCGGATACAGGAAAACCCGCCGCGGCGGGTTTTTTTGTCCCGCGCAGGCGCCGTGGCTACGGCGCCTGCGTATCGCGCTCCAGCGCGGTGACGTCGACGCGCTGCACCTTGTCGTCCTGGCGCACCTCGGTGCGCAGCACGAAGGCCTCGGCCGGGCAGTACCAGTCGGTGACGTGCATCACGGTCGGCTCGACCTGCACCAGTTCGCCACCGATCATCAGCGGCCCCAGCGAGGTGCGCTTGTCGTAGGAAATCGGCTGGCATTCCTTGCGCCCCATCAGGGTATCGACCATCTGCAGCTTGCCCACGTGGCGCGAGCCGATATGGATGGTCGCGCGCTGCGCGTCCATGGTGCTGACCGCTTCGTCGGACCCCAGCGGATAGACCTTCAGCGAGACGCTGGAGCTGAACATTTCCCCTTCCAGCATGGTGCCCTCGCGCAGGTCCAGGCCGGCGTAGTTGAACACCCCCTTGCCGCGGAACGCCGCCTCGCCATACATGCGGGCATAGCGGGCGCGCGCGTTGATCACGGCATGCTGGCTTTCGATGCTGGTCTGCGCGTCGGGCGCACTGCGCTCGATCACCACCTCGTGGACCTGGTTGGTAATCACCGGCGGACCCATCAGCGCCGACAGCGCCGACTTGGAGGTGACCTCGAGCTGGGCGCGACAGCCGGACGGGCTGCGCACCACGTCGCGCAGCGTCATCTTGATCGACATCGGCATCACGCCGTCGCCTTCCATCTGCACATGCGATCCGGAGCGAAACCACGGCGCGTTGCACAGCACCGCCGCGGCGGCGGCCTGCGCCTGGCTGGCCGCCGCCTGGGCGACCCCGCCGGTGCCCGGCAGCACCGCCATGCCCTGTGCGCTGGCGGGCTGCACCGCGCCCAGCGCCACGGATAGTCCAACCGTCAGCGCGGTACACGCTGCCGGGCCGGCCCGCCGGCTCTGCCGAACCTCTGTCTTCACATCGATCCCCGTCTGAATAGTCCCGCCCCCCGAATCAGTGCCGGCCATGCCGTCCACTGACCGACATCGGAATTATCGCGTTTTTGTTGCGCATGTAACTGGTCATTTCACGCCTTCGGCGGTCTAACGGACATCCCGGCGACGGAGGGCGCGAGCCATCGACGGTTCACCTGGCTGCATATGCCTTATACACCTCATCCCTCGCAGAACTGGCGCTGTGAGCCCTTCTGCCATCGGCCGGAGTGACTTGGCCGCCGTGCTACCATTGCGCGCCTCGCGTATTCCAGCGGTTGTGGCGTCCCAGGCGCCTGGCGGTCACGGTGTTCCTGCAGTGCGCTCGCGTCGACATGCTCGTCCGGTGTCCACCGCCAGGCCCGGCTCTGCGTTGTGATGGCTTCGCCGTCAACGCGCGTCGCCCGAGACCTGGTCCGCCGCGCTTTTCCAGGAGATCCATGCGTAGTTCATCGACCCCGCGGCTTGCCGCGCCGTCCATCGGAGCCACCGCAAGCACCGTCATGCTGGTCAGCCTGCTGATCCTGCTGGTCTGGTTCGGAACCCTGGACATGCGCCACCTGCTGCGCTCCGATGAAGGCCGCTACGCCGAGATTGCCCGCGAGATGGTCGCCACCGGCGACTGGGTCACGATCCGCTACCACGAACTCAAGTATTTCGAAAAACCGCCCTTCCACCTGTGGGTGACGGCGCTGGCCTACACCGTCTTCGGGGTCGGCGACTGGCAGGCGCGCCTGTGCGTGGCGCTGTCCGGCATGCTGGGCATCGGCGTGTCGATGCTGGCCGCGGCGCGCTGGTACGGCTGCCGCGTGGCGGTGCTGACCGGGCTGGTGCTGGTGTCGGCGCCGATGTGGAATGTCGCCGGGCACTTCAATTCGCTCGACATGACGCTGTCCGGCGCCATGGCCTGCGTGCTGGCCTGCATGCTGCTGGCCCAGCATCCCGCGGCCACGCCGGCGGCGCGGCGCAACTGGATGCTGGCCTGCTGGGCCGCCATGGGCGTGGCGGTGCTGGTCAAGGGACTGGTCGGGCTGGCCCTGCCCGGGCTGGTGCTGGTGGTCTACACGCTGGCGACGCGCGACTGGAAGCTGTGGTGCCGCCTGCATCTGCCGGCCGGCATCGCGGTGCTGCTGGCGGTCACGGTGCCGTGGTTCTGGCTGATGGCCGAACGCAACCCTGAGTTCCTGCGCTTCTTCTTT
Proteins encoded in this region:
- a CDS encoding amino acid ABC transporter permease, with translation MNKFVATAIALCLGAASLAVQAQTGGKQQFDPYSQGAKSGEKFDPYSQGAKAGDKFDPYSQGANKSTRTDLADPAAPAADKKPAKQGTKKKNNKSSKKKATPAPAAS
- a CDS encoding amino acid ABC transporter substrate-binding protein: MSAFALPARLSRARRPLAAILLACAASAALLAPAAARAQSPVLDKIRDAGTIVLGYRESALPFSFADDKGQPAGYAVDLCLRAAEAARQKLGLKDLKVRWMPLTPQNRIPAVVNGLVDLDCAPNTNSLERQKQVAFSVSHYVSTVRMLVRADSGIRSFGDLRGKTVVTSAGSTGDRHVRRLKGQYGYHDVYAKDHGESFLLLESGRAQAFVMDDVLLAGLRARAKDPSQYVIVGPALSVEQNALMLSKADPEWKRLVDQTLATTFAGAEVTALQQRWFQQPIGSRGINLALAPSGEVRAAWKHPSDAVTE